The Brachionichthys hirsutus isolate HB-005 chromosome 3, CSIRO-AGI_Bhir_v1, whole genome shotgun sequence genome has a window encoding:
- the pou3f2b gene encoding POU domain, class 3, transcription factor 2 has translation MSSGSGAECRCATASAWQSAWESPVGKRGSVKCELLLISATSSAPRVMATAASNHYSILTSSASIVHAEPGSMQQATAYRDAQSLLQGDYPLQSNSHTLSHAHQWITALSHGEGAPWSSSPLGAEQDIKPVVQSARDEMHNSSNNLQHQSRPPHLVHQTHGNHHDGRAWRGSTAAHIPSMATTNGQSLIYSQPSFGVNGLIPGSGQGMHHHDDHHSPHLSEHGHAASQHQHQHQPHSHHEHSDEDAPTSDDLEQFAKQFKQRRIKLGFTQADVGLALGTLYGNVFSQTTICRFEALQLSFKNMCKLKPLLNKWLEEADSTSGSPTSLDKIAAQGRKRKKRTSIEVSVKGALESHFLKCPKPAASEILGLADNLHLEKEVVRVWFCNRRQKEKRMTPPGALPGSEDVYGDTPPHHGVQTPVQ, from the coding sequence ATGAGCAGCGGGAGTGGGGCGGAGTGCAGGTGCGCCACGGCGTCGGCTTGGCAGAGCGCCTGGGAGTCGCCCGTGGGCAAGAGAGGCTCTGTCAAATGTGAGCTTCTTTTAATAAGCGCGACCAGTTCTGCTCCGAGAGTCATGGCGACCGCAGCGTCCAACCACTACAGCATCCTCACCTccagcgcgtccatcgtgcacGCGGAGCCCGGCAGCATGCAGCAAGCCACGGCGTACCGGGACGCGCAGAGCCTTCTGCAGGGCGACTACCCGCTGCAGAGCAACAGCCACACGCTCAGCCACGCACACCAGTGGATCACGGCGCTGTCCCACGGAGAAGGAGCCCCGTGGTCCAGCAGCCCGCTCGGCGCGGAGCAGGACATCAAGCCCGTGGTGCAGAGCGCACGGGACGAGATGCACAACTCCAGCAACAACCTGCAGCACCAGTCGCGGCCACCCCATCTGGTGCACCAGACGCACGGGAACCACCACGACGGCCGGGCGTGGAGAGGCAGCACCGCGGCGCACATCCCGAGCATGGCCACGACGAACGGCCAAAGCCTTATTTACTCCCAGCCGAGCTTCGGCGTCAACGGGCTGATCCCGGGCAGCGGGCAGGGGATGCATCACCATGACGACCACCACAGCCCGCACCTCAGCGAACACGGACACGCCGCGTCccagcatcagcaccagcaccagccacACAGCCACCACGAGCACTCGGACGAGGACGCGCCGACCTCGGACGACCTGGAGCAGTTCGCAAAGCAGTTCAAGCAGCGGAGGATCAAGCTGGGCTTTACGCAGGCGGACGTGGGCCTCGCTCTGGGGACCCTGTACGGAAATGTGTTTTCCCAAACCACCATATGCAGGTTTGAGGCCCTGCAGCTCAGCTTCAAAAACATGTGCAAGCTGAAGCCTCTGCTGAACAAGTGGTTGGAGGAGGCGGACTCCACCTCGGGCAGCCCGACCAGCCTGGACAAAATTGCGGCGCaggggaggaaaaggaaaaaacgGACTTCAATCGAGGTAAGCGTAAAGGGAGCTTTGGAGAGCCATTTTTTGAAGTGCCCTAAACCGGCGGCGTCGGAAATACTCGGCCTGGCGGACAATCTGcacctggagaaggaggtggtgAGGGTTTGGTTCTGTAacaggagacagaaggagaaGCGCATGACCCCTCCCGGGGCTTTGCCGGGGAGTGAGGACGTGTACGGGGACACGCCGCCGCACCACGGGGTTCAGACCCCGGTCCAGTGA
- the fbxl4 gene encoding F-box/LRR-repeat protein 4 — translation MLTLLSMFYYICLRRRSRSGTRGEALTSRRAVESGQRAVLPVSVEVEQYAKEVLDFSSHYGSENSMSYTMWNLAGVPNVYPSSGDFTQTALFRAYGTWWEQCASAPPPFRRTPKGFYSQDYIELGFEEPVYPTGVDVLETYYPGAIVQILACSHNPFSQSPPTDVRWEVLWSGEPTKVLTPQARQFSPNIKHINFPTNLLRLEVNSSLLDYYTELDAVILRGVKERPMLALYKMPIIDISDLSDSEEELSDVGGTFRHGGDVKRQRTRNGYFDKLPYELIQLILSHLTLPDLCRLAQSCKLLHQHCCDPLQYTQLSLQPYWARLSDTSLGHLQSRCTLLQRLNLSWTGNRGALTLTGLSSFMKACGLSLVCLELSCCHFLNEACLEVVSQTCPGLRELNLSSCDRLHPQAFTHISKLTRLRKLVLYRTKIEQTALLTILTFCIELKHLNLGSCVRIEDYDVVASMLAVRCRFLSSLDLWRCRNLTDRGLAELVSGCRMLEELDLGWCPTLQSSAGCFQNLARSLPRLRKLFLTANRTVCDSDIEELAAGCRSLQHLDILGTRLVSAASLKKLLQSCPQLLLLDVSFCSQIDTRAVQELSGVFPKVAIKRSFTQ, via the exons ATGTTAACCCTGCTGAGCATGTTTTACTACATCTGTCTGCGGCGGCGCTCCAGGAGTGGGACCCGAGGCGAGGCTTTAACCAGTCGCCGGGCCGTGGAATCTGGCCAGCGGGCGGTGTTGCCGGTCAGTGTTGAGGTGGAGCAGTatgccaaggaggttctggacTTCAGTTCCCACTATGGCAGTGAGAATAGCATGTCCTACACCATGTGGAACCTGGCAGGGGTACCCAATGTCTATCCCAGCTCCGGCGACTTCACCCAAACGGCTTTATTCAGAGCTTACGGGACCTGGTGGGAACAATGTGCGAGCGCCCCGCCTCCTTTCCGCCGCACGCCAAAAGGCTTCTACAGCCAGGATTATATTGAACTTGGCTTTGAGGAGCCTGTCTACCCTACAGGAGTGGATGTACTTGAGACTTATTACCCAGGAGCCATTGTCCAGATATTGGCCTGCTCTCACAACCCGTTCTCCCAGAGCCCACCTACTGATGTCAG GTGGGAGGTGCTCTGGTCAGGGGAGCCCACCAAGGTGCTGACACCCCAGGCGCGCCAGTTTTCCCCCAACATCAAGCACATCAACTTCCCCACCAACCTGCTGCGCCTGGAGGTCAACAGCTCTCTGCTGGATTACTACACCGAGCTGGATGCTGTCATCCTGCGTGGGGTTAAAGAGAGGCCCATGCTGGCCCTCTATAAGATGCCCATCATCGACATTAGTGACCTGAGTGACAGCGAGGAGGAGCTGTCGGACGTGGGAGGAACATTCAGGCACGGAGGAGACGTCAAGCGCCAGAGGACACGCAACGGCTACTTTGACAAACTGCCGTATGAG CTCATCCAGCTGATCTTGAGCCACCTGACCCTGCCAGACCTCTGCCGTCTGGCCCAGAGCTGTAAGCTGCTGCACCAGCACTGCTGCGACCCGCTGCAGTACACCCAGCTGAGCTTGCAGCCCTACTGGGCCCGGCTGAGTGACACCTCCTTGGGACACCTGCAGAGCCGCTGCACCCTCCTCCAGAGGCTCAATCTGTCCTGGACTGGCAACCGCGGGGCTCTCACCCTGACCGGCCTCAGCAG CTTCATGAAGGCCTGCGGTCTCAGCCTGGTCTGCCTCGAGTTATCCTGCTGCCACTTCCTGAACGAGGCGTGTCTGGAGGTCGTCTCTCAGACGTGTCCTGGGCTAAGAGAGCTTAACTTGTCCTCCTGCGACCGCCTCCACCCTCAGGCCTTCACGCACATCTCCAAACTGACACGCCTCCGGAAGCTGGTGCTCTACCGGACCAAGATCGAG CAAACGGCGCTTCTGACGATCCTGACTTTCTGCATCGAGTTGAAACACCTCAACCTGGGGAGCTGTGTGAGG ATCGAGGACTACGATGTCGTGGCTAGCATGCTGGCTGTTCGCTGTCGCTTCCTCTCCTCACTGGACCTGTGGCGCTGCAGAAACTTGACAGACCGAGGCCTGGCCGAGCTCGTCTCCGGCTGCAG GATGCTGGAAGAGTTGGACCTCGGCTGGTGTCCCACACTGCAGAGCAGCGCCGGATGCTTCCAGAATCTCGCCCGCAGCCTGCCCCGCTTGCGCAAACTCTTCCTCACGGCCAATCGCACAGTCTGCGACTCAGACATTGAAGAGCTGGCTGCTGGCTGCCGTTCACTGCAGCACCTTGACATACTGG GTACTCGGCTGGTGAGTGCCGCCTCACTGAAGAAACTCCTCCAGTCCTGTCCACAACTTCTCCTCCTGGACGTTTCCTTCTGCTCGCAGATAGACACTCGGGCCGTCCAGGAGCTCTCTGGCGTCTTCCCCAAGGTTGCCATCAAGAGGAGTTTCACTCAGTGA